In Leptidea sinapis chromosome 21, ilLepSina1.1, whole genome shotgun sequence, the following proteins share a genomic window:
- the LOC126970441 gene encoding uncharacterized protein LOC126970441 isoform X2 codes for MVFKEKEIKNIFLLHLAAIIVISMTLVDATNFDCKGKGFYCLNSTHFMICVDLGYGVSTTVDDFVIPCPPPSLCIETNEFECEYHYITTTVKPMLPSEPNSNVEITTSSFIEDIDYTTFYPPWYVNEIQKSEKYLVNVPTTERNINTRTLVIETTTRLISATPMDKEIIDSQTKNGESPQTVNDFTEVITPYEIASTVVYNDLTTNIVGPLNLSEYNFGQVSGNQEHDINTSTSRYDDEITLPPKLNSINVTAETNPAYMYNSYETNRTFINGNLLTETLEQYESTTYVHDFDTTATTSLSVNEPESFNKQKYLTNAIPQINNTILAMPKYDEEKKLSTDEHSTDSTGSSFIGFGNKSSTNKSINLLNREGVTISNQNQVESTVKAAMHETENLMDLQFRATTNQNLDSVANTNYYATTHQEFKNTTEIIAPSDIEARLVFETTTSQLPKQNYTTPSEQNNYDLIGTMTVTKNESEFLSDKNNIVTENNHELLPDDSDKVKTSPNHQYLDATTTTEIGLEPVSKGEYEVNEEYVTFPSQIHSDIDKLLPLLETDYIMRPQAHKTTTEIESKTPLEQNNYDLIGTMTVTKNESDFLPDKNNFVTENNHELLPDDSDKGKTSPHHQTLNVATTTEIRLEPVSKGEYEVNQEYVTFPSQIHSDIDKLSPLLETDYIMRPQAQKTTTEKESNSDINRIYKTTNHQEYYNKFSTDALTENDFSSDSLFTDMSSTLSYPEDQTKQYNYYNSIETTTSTQNNYDFLTDKTDFVPENNNSTYNNSDSYATTIVRLEQVLNKQKSVDELLKPKYTKTFDSTNLKSNLKTVLPVQNLTNLHTETFSYQPKSYTDMNASDERTIKKNIANETEIKFLMIEMLSKLPEHNTIKQDNNDDLIVSTTENGSVFPSVKTGFVTESDQHVDEVQERLNTVETSIYDRNSLTATKSYESTTITSQTEFSQNFNYSLGESADHNNFNSFATTKAPENSDHIVQETLNRLPLQEDEILFQTKKFYTIQTTSKPQNVLSDKINFVTGNNNQVNTSSSILSHQGEIYPYDQNLNMDTTTVLEFAPVSKSRESLNLEKHIPSSNPQNYYTPGTTTITESISDSKIDQYFEKLPNQEYQSVPDQTTLKRTETETASSLKSVPGYGTSKNLAGSMVNKGTEVVTLQKQFYTPVPSQNIYYIPQFLNKLSKQEYLSTTSTQQNNTTTTPTNTSSYNAFHAVTDKSQFNPESETGTDQHKKSFSITKKIVPEMHTTTFQQYIGPTTKTPGLFTSEVNISLDKSLDQPYLDENENVTVKIRDHEVMDTLHRMPSEDRPDNQKKINVNISKSRPRNETSPDNYIIATESSNPQNGFSRSDYENILAATSTSTTEPINKLNTEMKFEEHNNEEKQVNVLLKPLFKLIAPTTDHLVDTISETLILTNNDTIQDSSTLNTTYSNNLITPEYYTEQTQQDLSKIVIKSPDKYFDIGEASQHIGETLTTGTATPTHETKSSGKALTKTKNGLDTQHKTKLYVIFNGTFSTIPIKPLINKNFEVTNKTKKFEKNTSQNVSNFDTFKKIQWYSTPSSNRTLKTSSKLHYTQEPTKNYNNDTRSIRSTLPPLLINSSIFKDNQVLNSTINRSFKAPTTAMVYESNITNPLITKMITQTEKVKLFTASTQANTTTSNKYYTLQTAKINGANINKTSKPSTHNVTNFMNISNSRASIRNNVTITRHNSTFSCLNRLRGKYSDANSCGKFYICIGRVNPIVGNCPGNTIFSDILKQCTRNLSHCIRNNRFKCVSSGRYSDVWKPDTYYICVKSKNKYVRFTLKCQNGYHLDKQSITCVEFSVSTPITPVSQKVDSNSKLSVSSSDSISTSRRQSGRNDFSCTKEGKYADPYDCRKYYVCSKNSKSEFRRRNRKCDSDEVFHRKKKKCVDADSYECN; via the exons AGGAAATAATCGATTCCCAGACGAAAAACGGTGAATCTCCACAAACCGTTAATGATTTTACAGAAGTGATAACACCTTATGAAATAGCCAGTACAGTGGTGTATAACGATTTAACGACAAATATTGTTGGACCATTAAATTTATCAGAATATAATTTTGGTCAAGTATCTGGCAATCAAGAACACGATATTAATACATCTACAAGCCGATACGACGATGAAATAACATTACCACCTAAATTAAACTCAATAAATGTGACAGCGGAGACTAACCCAGCTTATATGTATAATTCGTATGAAACAAATCGTACATTTATAAATGGAAATCTCCTAACAGAAACGCTTGAGCAATATGAAAGTACTACATACGTCCATGATTTCGATACCACTGCAACAACTTCACTATCGGTAAATGAgcctgaaagttttaataaacaaaaatatttgacaaaTGCAATACCACAAATTAACAACACTATTTTAGCCATGCCAAAATATGATGAAGAAAAGAAGTTATCAACCGACGAACATTCGACAGATTCTACCGGATCATCTTTTATCGGTTTTGGCAATAAATCTAgtacaaataaatcaattaatttactaAACAGAGAAGGTGTTAcgatttcaaatcaaaatcaagtTGAGTCAACTGTAAAGGCCGCAATGCACGAAACTGAAAATTTAATGGATCTTCAATTTAGGGCGACAACAAATCAAAATCTTGACTCCGTTGCTAATACGAATTATTACGCGACTACTCACCAGGAGTTCAAAAACACAACTGAAATAATAGCTCCATCAGATATTGAGGCCCGCCTTGTTTTTGAGACGACGACGAGTCAATTACCGAAGCAAAACTATACGACTCCCTCAgaacaaaataattatgacCTTATTGGAACTATGACTGTAACAAAGAATGAGTCAGAGTTTTTatcagataaaaataatattgtaacagaAAATAACCACGAGTTACTTCCAGATGATTCGGATAAAGTCAAAACATCTCCCAATCACCAATACTTAGACGCTACTACGACTACTGAAATAGGACTTGAACCAGTATCAAAAGGAGAATATGAAGTAAATGAAGAATATGTCACTTTTCCTAGCCAGATACATAGtgatatagataaattattgCCATTACTGGAAACTGACTATATAATGAGACCCCAAGCTCATAAAACAACGACTGAAATAGAATCAAAGACACCCTtagaacaaaataattatgacCTTATTGGAACTATGACTGTAACAAAGA ATGAGTCAGATTTTTTAccagataaaaataattttgttacggAAAATAACCACGAGTTACTCCCAGATGATTCGGATAAAGGCAAAACATCTCCCCATCACCAAACCTTAAACGTTGCTACGACTACTGAAATACGACTTGAACCAGTATCAAAAGGAGAATATGAAGTAAATCAAGAATATGTCACTTTTCCTAGCCAGATACATAGTGATATAGATAAATTATCGCCATTACTGGAAACTGACTATATAATGAGACCCCAAGCTCAAAAAACGACGACTGAAAAAGAATCAAACTCTGATATAAATAGAATTTATAAGACGACAAATCACCAagagtattataataaatttagtaCGGACGCATTGACAGAAAATGATTTCTCTTCAGACAGTCTTTTCACAGATATGTCAAGTACTTTGTCGTATCCCGAAGATCAAACAAAGCAATATAATTACTACAACAGTATTGAAACAACTACATCAACACAAAATAACTATGATTTTTTAACAGATAAAACAGATTTTGTCCCAGAAAATAACAACTCGACCTATAATAATTCAGATTCTTACGCAACAACAATAGTAAGGTTAGAACAagtattaaacaaacaaaagtcGGTAGATGAATTACTGAAACCGAAATATACAAAGACTTTCGACAGCACAAATCTGAAATCTAACTTGAAAACTGTATTACCGGTTCAAAATTTAACGAACCTCCACACAGAAACATTTTCTTATCAACCAAAATCATACACGGATATGAATGCATCTGACGAGAGgacaataaagaaaaatatagcaAATGAAACCGAAATCAAATTTCTTATGATAGAAATGCTTAGTAAATTACCAGaacataatacaataaaacagGACAATAATGATGACCTTATAGTTTCTACAACAGAAAATGGGTCTGTTTTTCCATCAGTTAAAACTGGTTTTGTTACAGAGAGTGATCAACATGTGGATGAAGTTCAAGAACGTTTGAATACAGTCGAAACATCTATTTATGACCGAAATTCACTTACCGCTACAAAAAGTTATGAATCTACAACGATTACTAGCCAAACAGAATTtagtcaaaattttaattattctttaggaGAATCAGCTGATCATAACAATTTTAACTCATTTGCAACAACTAAAGCGCCAGAAAACAGTGATCATATTGTTCAGGAAACTTTGAATAGATTGCCCTTACAAGAagatgaaatattatttcaaacgaaaaaattttatacaattcaAACAACGAGCAAACCGCAAAATGTTTTATCagacaaaataaattttgttacagGAAATAATAATCAAGTGAACACATCATCATCAATACTTTCACATCAAGGAGAAATATATCCTTACGACCAAAATTTGAATATGGATACAACAACAGTGTTGGAGTTTGCACCGGTATCTAAAAGCCGTGAATCATTAAATTTGGAAAAACATATACCATCATCAAACCCACAAAACTATTATACTCCTGGAACAACCACCATTACTGAGAGTATATCTGATTCTAAAATCGATCAATATTTCGAAAAATTACCAAACCAAGAATATCAATCGGTTCCTGATCAAACAACATTAAAACGGACAGAAACAGAAACGGCGAGTTCACTTAAAAGTGTACCAGGATATGGAACGTCAAAAAATCTGGCAGGAAGTATGGTAAATAAAGGTACCGAAGTGGTTACTCtacaaaaacaattttacaCTCCAGTACCatctcaaaatatatattatattccacaatttttaaataaactttcaaAACAAGAATATCTTTCAACAACTTCTACACAACAAAATAACACCACCACAACTCCAACGAATACATCATCATATAATGCGTTCCATGCTGTAACAGATAAAAGCCAATTTAATCCAGAAAGTGAAACTGGTACCGATCAACATAAGAAATCTTTCagtattacgaaaaaaattgtcCCCGAAATGCATACTACTACTTTTCAACAATATATCGGTCCTACTACTAAAACACCTGGATTATTTACATCTGAGGTGAATATTTCATTAGATAAATCGCTGGATCAGCCATACCTCGACGAAAATGAAAATGTTACCGTGAAAATAAGAGACCATGAGGTAATGGATACTTTACACAGAATGCCCTCTGAAGATAGACCAGataatcagaaaaaaataaatgttaatatatcAAAATCTAGACCACGAAATGAAACTTCACCAGATAATTATATAATCGCTACAGAATCTTCAAACCCACAGAATGGTTTTTCACGTAGTGACTATGAAAATATCTTAGCTGCTACAAGTACCTCAACAACTGAACCGATTAATAAGTTGAATACCGAAATGAAATTTGAAGAACATAACAATGAGGAGAAACAAGTAAATGTACTGTTAAaaccattatttaaattaattgcacCAACAACAGACCATTTGGTTGATACTATATCAGAGACtctaatattaacaaataacgATACCATACAAGATTCTAGTACATTAAATACGACTtactcaaataatttaattactccTGAATACTACACTGAACAAACCCAGCAAGACTTatcaaaaatagtaataaaatctccagataaatattttgacatagGCGAAGCGTCACAACATATCGGTGAAACATTAACAACAGGCACCGCAACGCCTACCCATGAAACTAAAAGTAGCGGAAAAGCCTTGACTAAAACTAAAAATGGTCTTGATACTCAACACAAAACGAAACTATACGTCATTTTCAATGGTACATTTTCAACTATTCCGATTAAacctttgataaataaaaatttcgaagttactaataaaactaaaaaatttgaaaagaataCTTCACAAAATGTCTCTAATTTTGATACTTTCAAGAAAATACAATGGTATAGTACCCCAAGCTCAAACCGCACATTAAAAACATCTAGTAAACTTCACTATACACAAGAAcccactaaaaattataacaacGACACAAGATCTATTCGAAGCACATTGCCTCCATTGCTAATCAATTCATCAATTTTCAAAGATAACCAAGTCTTAAACAGCACAATAAACCGTTCGTTTAAAGCTCCAACCACAGCTATGGTTTACGAAAGTAACATCACAAATCCTTTAATTACCAAGATGATAACGCAAACAGAAAAAGTAAAACTGTTTACAGCAAGTACACAAGCAAATACTACTAcatctaataaatattatactctCCAAACAGCTAAAATTAACGGTGCCAATATAAACAAAACATCCAAACCATCGACACATAATGTAAccaattttatgaatataagtaaTAGTAGAGCAAGCATCCGAAATAATGTAACGATTACTAGACATAATTCAACATTTAGTTGCTTGAATCGTCTACGTGGAAAATATTCTGATGCAAATAGCTGTGGCAAATTCTACATATGCATCGGAAGAGTGAACCCTATTGTTGGGAATTGTCCTggaaatacaatttttagcGATATTTTGAAGCAGTGCACAAGAAATTTGTCACATTGCATCAGAAACAATCGGTTTAAATGTGTTTCATCAGGAAGATATAGTGATGTTTGGAAGCCTGATACTTATTACATTTgtgttaaaagtaaaaataagtaTGTGCGATTTACACTGAAATGTCAAAACGGGTATCATTTAGATAAACAGTCTATTACCTGTGTAGAGTTTAGCGTTTCTACTCCTATTACACCAGTGTCACAAAAAGTCGATTCTAATTCTAAACTGAGCGTAAGTAGTTCGGATTCCATATCTACTAGTAGAAGGCAAAGCGGTAGAAATGATTTTAGTTGCACTAAAGAAGGCAAATACGCGGATCCCTATGATTGCAGAAAGTATTATGTATGCAGTAAGAACTCAAAATCAGAATTTCGGCGAAGGAATAGAAAATGCGACTCAGATGAGGTTTTCCACAGAAAGAAGAAAAAGTGCGTGGATGCCGATAGTTATGAATGcaactaa
- the LOC126970441 gene encoding uncharacterized protein LOC126970441 isoform X3 — translation MVFKEKEIKNIFLLHLAAIIVISMTLVDATNFDCKGKGFYCLNSTHFMICVDLGYGVSTTVDDFVIPCPPPSLCIETNEFECEYHYITTTVKPMLPSEPNSNVEITTSSFIEDIDYTTFYPPWYVNEIQKSEKYLVNVPTTERNINTRTLVIETTTRLISATPMDKEIIDSQTKNGESPQTVNDFTEVITPYEIASTVVYNDLTTNIVGPLNLSEYNFGQVSGNQEHDINTSTSRYDDEITLPPKLNSINVTAETNPAYMYNSYETNRTFINGNLLTETLEQYESTTYVHDFDTTATTSLSVNEPESFNKQKYLTNAIPQINNTILAMPKYDEEKKLSTDEHSTDSTGSSFIGFGNKSSTNKSINLLNREGVTISNQNQVESTVKAAMHETENLMDLQFRATTNQNLDSVANTNYYATTHQEFKNTTEIIAPSDIEARLVFETTTSQLPKQNYTTPSEQNNYDLIGTMTVTKNESDFLPDKNNFVTENNHELLPDDSDKGKTSPHHQTLNVATTTEIRLEPVSKGEYEVNQEYVTFPSQIHSDIDKLSPLLETDYIMRPQAQKTTTEKESNSDINRIYKTTNHQEYYNKFSTDALTENDFSSDSLFTDMSSTLSYPEDQTKQYNYYNSIETTTSTQNNYDFLTDKTDFVPENNNSTYNNSDSYATTIVRLEQVLNKQKSVDELLKPKYTKTFDSTNLKSNLKTVLPVQNLTNLHTETFSYQPKSYTDMNASDERTIKKNIANETEIKFLMIEMLSKLPEHNTIKQDNNDDLIVSTTENGSVFPSVKTGFVTESDQHVDEVQERLNTVETSIYDRNSLTATKSYESTTITSQTEFSQNFNYSLGESADHNNFNSFATTKAPENSDHIVQETLNRLPLQEDEILFQTKKFYTIQTTSKPQNVLSDKINFVTGNNNQVNTSSSILSHQGEIYPYDQNLNMDTTTVLEFAPVSKSRESLNLEKHIPSSNPQNYYTPGTTTITESISDSKIDQYFEKLPNQEYQSVPDQTTLKRTETETASSLKSVPGYGTSKNLAGSMVNKGTEVVTLQKQFYTPVPSQNIYYIPQFLNKLSKQEYLSTTSTQQNNTTTTPTNTSSYNAFHAVTDKSQFNPESETGTDQHKKSFSITKKIVPEMHTTTFQQYIGPTTKTPGLFTSEVNISLDKSLDQPYLDENENVTVKIRDHEVMDTLHRMPSEDRPDNQKKINVNISKSRPRNETSPDNYIIATESSNPQNGFSRSDYENILAATSTSTTEPINKLNTEMKFEEHNNEEKQVNVLLKPLFKLIAPTTDHLVDTISETLILTNNDTIQDSSTLNTTYSNNLITPEYYTEQTQQDLSKIVIKSPDKYFDIGEASQHIGETLTTGTATPTHETKSSGKALTKTKNGLDTQHKTKLYVIFNGTFSTIPIKPLINKNFEVTNKTKKFEKNTSQNVSNFDTFKKIQWYSTPSSNRTLKTSSKLHYTQEPTKNYNNDTRSIRSTLPPLLINSSIFKDNQVLNSTINRSFKAPTTAMVYESNITNPLITKMITQTEKVKLFTASTQANTTTSNKYYTLQTAKINGANINKTSKPSTHNVTNFMNISNSRASIRNNVTITRHNSTFSCLNRLRGKYSDANSCGKFYICIGRVNPIVGNCPGNTIFSDILKQCTRNLSHCIRNNRFKCVSSGRYSDVWKPDTYYICVKSKNKYVRFTLKCQNGYHLDKQSITCVEFSVSTPITPVSQKVDSNSKLSVSSSDSISTSRRQSGRNDFSCTKEGKYADPYDCRKYYVCSKNSKSEFRRRNRKCDSDEVFHRKKKKCVDADSYECN, via the exons AGGAAATAATCGATTCCCAGACGAAAAACGGTGAATCTCCACAAACCGTTAATGATTTTACAGAAGTGATAACACCTTATGAAATAGCCAGTACAGTGGTGTATAACGATTTAACGACAAATATTGTTGGACCATTAAATTTATCAGAATATAATTTTGGTCAAGTATCTGGCAATCAAGAACACGATATTAATACATCTACAAGCCGATACGACGATGAAATAACATTACCACCTAAATTAAACTCAATAAATGTGACAGCGGAGACTAACCCAGCTTATATGTATAATTCGTATGAAACAAATCGTACATTTATAAATGGAAATCTCCTAACAGAAACGCTTGAGCAATATGAAAGTACTACATACGTCCATGATTTCGATACCACTGCAACAACTTCACTATCGGTAAATGAgcctgaaagttttaataaacaaaaatatttgacaaaTGCAATACCACAAATTAACAACACTATTTTAGCCATGCCAAAATATGATGAAGAAAAGAAGTTATCAACCGACGAACATTCGACAGATTCTACCGGATCATCTTTTATCGGTTTTGGCAATAAATCTAgtacaaataaatcaattaatttactaAACAGAGAAGGTGTTAcgatttcaaatcaaaatcaagtTGAGTCAACTGTAAAGGCCGCAATGCACGAAACTGAAAATTTAATGGATCTTCAATTTAGGGCGACAACAAATCAAAATCTTGACTCCGTTGCTAATACGAATTATTACGCGACTACTCACCAGGAGTTCAAAAACACAACTGAAATAATAGCTCCATCAGATATTGAGGCCCGCCTTGTTTTTGAGACGACGACGAGTCAATTACCGAAGCAAAACTATACGACTCCCTCAgaacaaaataattatgacCTTATTGGAACTATGACTGTAACAAAGA ATGAGTCAGATTTTTTAccagataaaaataattttgttacggAAAATAACCACGAGTTACTCCCAGATGATTCGGATAAAGGCAAAACATCTCCCCATCACCAAACCTTAAACGTTGCTACGACTACTGAAATACGACTTGAACCAGTATCAAAAGGAGAATATGAAGTAAATCAAGAATATGTCACTTTTCCTAGCCAGATACATAGTGATATAGATAAATTATCGCCATTACTGGAAACTGACTATATAATGAGACCCCAAGCTCAAAAAACGACGACTGAAAAAGAATCAAACTCTGATATAAATAGAATTTATAAGACGACAAATCACCAagagtattataataaatttagtaCGGACGCATTGACAGAAAATGATTTCTCTTCAGACAGTCTTTTCACAGATATGTCAAGTACTTTGTCGTATCCCGAAGATCAAACAAAGCAATATAATTACTACAACAGTATTGAAACAACTACATCAACACAAAATAACTATGATTTTTTAACAGATAAAACAGATTTTGTCCCAGAAAATAACAACTCGACCTATAATAATTCAGATTCTTACGCAACAACAATAGTAAGGTTAGAACAagtattaaacaaacaaaagtcGGTAGATGAATTACTGAAACCGAAATATACAAAGACTTTCGACAGCACAAATCTGAAATCTAACTTGAAAACTGTATTACCGGTTCAAAATTTAACGAACCTCCACACAGAAACATTTTCTTATCAACCAAAATCATACACGGATATGAATGCATCTGACGAGAGgacaataaagaaaaatatagcaAATGAAACCGAAATCAAATTTCTTATGATAGAAATGCTTAGTAAATTACCAGaacataatacaataaaacagGACAATAATGATGACCTTATAGTTTCTACAACAGAAAATGGGTCTGTTTTTCCATCAGTTAAAACTGGTTTTGTTACAGAGAGTGATCAACATGTGGATGAAGTTCAAGAACGTTTGAATACAGTCGAAACATCTATTTATGACCGAAATTCACTTACCGCTACAAAAAGTTATGAATCTACAACGATTACTAGCCAAACAGAATTtagtcaaaattttaattattctttaggaGAATCAGCTGATCATAACAATTTTAACTCATTTGCAACAACTAAAGCGCCAGAAAACAGTGATCATATTGTTCAGGAAACTTTGAATAGATTGCCCTTACAAGAagatgaaatattatttcaaacgaaaaaattttatacaattcaAACAACGAGCAAACCGCAAAATGTTTTATCagacaaaataaattttgttacagGAAATAATAATCAAGTGAACACATCATCATCAATACTTTCACATCAAGGAGAAATATATCCTTACGACCAAAATTTGAATATGGATACAACAACAGTGTTGGAGTTTGCACCGGTATCTAAAAGCCGTGAATCATTAAATTTGGAAAAACATATACCATCATCAAACCCACAAAACTATTATACTCCTGGAACAACCACCATTACTGAGAGTATATCTGATTCTAAAATCGATCAATATTTCGAAAAATTACCAAACCAAGAATATCAATCGGTTCCTGATCAAACAACATTAAAACGGACAGAAACAGAAACGGCGAGTTCACTTAAAAGTGTACCAGGATATGGAACGTCAAAAAATCTGGCAGGAAGTATGGTAAATAAAGGTACCGAAGTGGTTACTCtacaaaaacaattttacaCTCCAGTACCatctcaaaatatatattatattccacaatttttaaataaactttcaaAACAAGAATATCTTTCAACAACTTCTACACAACAAAATAACACCACCACAACTCCAACGAATACATCATCATATAATGCGTTCCATGCTGTAACAGATAAAAGCCAATTTAATCCAGAAAGTGAAACTGGTACCGATCAACATAAGAAATCTTTCagtattacgaaaaaaattgtcCCCGAAATGCATACTACTACTTTTCAACAATATATCGGTCCTACTACTAAAACACCTGGATTATTTACATCTGAGGTGAATATTTCATTAGATAAATCGCTGGATCAGCCATACCTCGACGAAAATGAAAATGTTACCGTGAAAATAAGAGACCATGAGGTAATGGATACTTTACACAGAATGCCCTCTGAAGATAGACCAGataatcagaaaaaaataaatgttaatatatcAAAATCTAGACCACGAAATGAAACTTCACCAGATAATTATATAATCGCTACAGAATCTTCAAACCCACAGAATGGTTTTTCACGTAGTGACTATGAAAATATCTTAGCTGCTACAAGTACCTCAACAACTGAACCGATTAATAAGTTGAATACCGAAATGAAATTTGAAGAACATAACAATGAGGAGAAACAAGTAAATGTACTGTTAAaaccattatttaaattaattgcacCAACAACAGACCATTTGGTTGATACTATATCAGAGACtctaatattaacaaataacgATACCATACAAGATTCTAGTACATTAAATACGACTtactcaaataatttaattactccTGAATACTACACTGAACAAACCCAGCAAGACTTatcaaaaatagtaataaaatctccagataaatattttgacatagGCGAAGCGTCACAACATATCGGTGAAACATTAACAACAGGCACCGCAACGCCTACCCATGAAACTAAAAGTAGCGGAAAAGCCTTGACTAAAACTAAAAATGGTCTTGATACTCAACACAAAACGAAACTATACGTCATTTTCAATGGTACATTTTCAACTATTCCGATTAAacctttgataaataaaaatttcgaagttactaataaaactaaaaaatttgaaaagaataCTTCACAAAATGTCTCTAATTTTGATACTTTCAAGAAAATACAATGGTATAGTACCCCAAGCTCAAACCGCACATTAAAAACATCTAGTAAACTTCACTATACACAAGAAcccactaaaaattataacaacGACACAAGATCTATTCGAAGCACATTGCCTCCATTGCTAATCAATTCATCAATTTTCAAAGATAACCAAGTCTTAAACAGCACAATAAACCGTTCGTTTAAAGCTCCAACCACAGCTATGGTTTACGAAAGTAACATCACAAATCCTTTAATTACCAAGATGATAACGCAAACAGAAAAAGTAAAACTGTTTACAGCAAGTACACAAGCAAATACTACTAcatctaataaatattatactctCCAAACAGCTAAAATTAACGGTGCCAATATAAACAAAACATCCAAACCATCGACACATAATGTAAccaattttatgaatataagtaaTAGTAGAGCAAGCATCCGAAATAATGTAACGATTACTAGACATAATTCAACATTTAGTTGCTTGAATCGTCTACGTGGAAAATATTCTGATGCAAATAGCTGTGGCAAATTCTACATATGCATCGGAAGAGTGAACCCTATTGTTGGGAATTGTCCTggaaatacaatttttagcGATATTTTGAAGCAGTGCACAAGAAATTTGTCACATTGCATCAGAAACAATCGGTTTAAATGTGTTTCATCAGGAAGATATAGTGATGTTTGGAAGCCTGATACTTATTACATTTgtgttaaaagtaaaaataagtaTGTGCGATTTACACTGAAATGTCAAAACGGGTATCATTTAGATAAACAGTCTATTACCTGTGTAGAGTTTAGCGTTTCTACTCCTATTACACCAGTGTCACAAAAAGTCGATTCTAATTCTAAACTGAGCGTAAGTAGTTCGGATTCCATATCTACTAGTAGAAGGCAAAGCGGTAGAAATGATTTTAGTTGCACTAAAGAAGGCAAATACGCGGATCCCTATGATTGCAGAAAGTATTATGTATGCAGTAAGAACTCAAAATCAGAATTTCGGCGAAGGAATAGAAAATGCGACTCAGATGAGGTTTTCCACAGAAAGAAGAAAAAGTGCGTGGATGCCGATAGTTATGAATGcaactaa